The Methanolobus chelungpuianus genome includes a window with the following:
- a CDS encoding uroporphyrinogen decarboxylase family protein, whose translation PEVVKEASQKVLDAGVGLLAPGCGIVSKTPTENLRAMVEMAKGHKY comes from the coding sequence CCCGAAGTGGTAAAGGAAGCGTCACAGAAAGTGCTGGATGCAGGCGTAGGACTTCTTGCACCGGGATGCGGTATTGTCAGCAAGACACCTACCGAGAACCTCAGGGCAATGGTGGAGATGGCAAAG